In a single window of the Microbacterium sp. SL75 genome:
- a CDS encoding DUF349 domain-containing protein codes for MTSVPTPETSDPRDDENAVEVDPTATTSVEAETDASSAPSASSDEAAAPVEEHEAPAGEVPIAEQSSDAAEPASTADAPSGDDAIDDGATAEVEASSDAAEAPSTPSAPAQPATPRPGARIPGPPPGKTASTSTAQPWGRVDEEGTVSVREGEDWRVVGQYPDGTPAEALAYYQRKFSDLAGEVTLLETRHRRGGASASDLRSTAKTLRGKLDGAAAVGDLAALIARVDALTSELAEASETEAVAAKQATEEAVRERTAIVEEAEALAARDPQTVQWKQMTAEMTALFDRWQAHQQNGPRLSKSTAQQLWRRFRDARATVDRHRREFFSSLDEVHKSAREAKTRLVERAEALAPRGEDGIGAYRDLLDAWKASGRAGRKVDDALWARFKAAGDALYGARIERESADAEASKEKIEQKRALLEKAAPIVDEKNLASARQKLTAIQREWDEIGRIFPRDKERVLDDELRKIEQSVRTREDADWKRNDPEQKARANDMTRQLTDAIDKLEAELAEAESRGDKRAAAQASEALEARRTWLRALGG; via the coding sequence GTGACTTCCGTCCCCACTCCCGAGACCTCCGACCCGCGCGACGACGAGAACGCCGTCGAGGTCGATCCCACTGCCACGACCTCGGTCGAGGCGGAGACCGATGCATCTTCGGCCCCGAGCGCCTCCTCCGACGAGGCCGCCGCGCCCGTCGAGGAGCACGAAGCTCCCGCGGGTGAGGTGCCGATCGCAGAGCAGTCGTCGGATGCCGCTGAGCCGGCGTCTACCGCCGATGCTCCCTCCGGCGATGACGCGATCGACGACGGTGCGACCGCCGAGGTCGAGGCCTCCTCCGACGCGGCTGAGGCGCCCAGCACCCCGTCCGCGCCCGCGCAGCCCGCCACTCCGCGGCCCGGCGCGCGCATCCCCGGACCGCCTCCGGGAAAGACCGCGTCCACTTCGACCGCGCAGCCGTGGGGTCGCGTCGACGAAGAGGGCACCGTCTCGGTCCGCGAGGGTGAGGACTGGCGCGTCGTGGGGCAGTACCCCGACGGCACGCCCGCGGAAGCTCTCGCTTACTATCAGCGCAAGTTCTCGGATCTCGCCGGCGAGGTCACCCTGCTCGAGACGCGTCATCGTCGCGGTGGGGCGTCGGCATCCGACCTCCGTTCGACGGCGAAGACCCTTCGCGGCAAGCTCGACGGTGCGGCCGCGGTGGGCGATCTCGCGGCCCTGATCGCTCGCGTGGATGCCCTCACCTCTGAGCTCGCCGAGGCGAGCGAGACCGAGGCCGTCGCCGCCAAGCAGGCCACTGAAGAGGCTGTGCGCGAGCGGACCGCGATCGTCGAAGAGGCCGAGGCCCTCGCCGCTCGTGACCCGCAGACGGTGCAGTGGAAGCAGATGACCGCCGAGATGACGGCTCTGTTCGACCGGTGGCAGGCTCACCAGCAGAACGGCCCCCGTCTGTCGAAGTCGACCGCTCAGCAGCTCTGGCGCCGCTTCCGCGACGCCCGCGCCACGGTCGACCGTCACCGCCGCGAGTTCTTCTCTTCGCTCGACGAGGTCCACAAGTCCGCCCGCGAGGCGAAGACGCGTCTCGTCGAGCGCGCCGAGGCCCTCGCGCCGCGTGGCGAGGACGGCATCGGGGCATACCGCGACCTGCTCGACGCGTGGAAGGCCTCGGGCCGCGCCGGCCGCAAGGTCGACGACGCGCTCTGGGCTCGTTTCAAGGCTGCGGGAGATGCCCTCTACGGAGCGCGCATCGAGCGTGAGTCCGCCGACGCCGAGGCCTCGAAGGAGAAGATCGAGCAGAAGCGTGCCCTGCTCGAGAAGGCCGCACCCATCGTCGACGAGAAGAACCTCGCGAGCGCCCGCCAGAAGCTCACCGCCATCCAGCGCGAGTGGGACGAGATCGGCCGGATCTTCCCCCGCGACAAGGAGCGTGTCCTCGACGACGAGCTCCGCAAGATCGAGCAGAGTGTGCGCACCCGCGAGGACGCCGACTGGAAGCGGAACGACCCCGAGCAGAAGGCGCGTGCCAACGACATGACGCGCCAGCTGACCGACGCGATCGACAAGCTCGAGGCCGAACTCGCCGAGGCCGAGTCGCGCGGCGACAAGCGCGCCGCGGCTCAGGCATCGGAGGCTCTCGAAGCGCGCCGCACCTGGCTCCGCGCCCTCGGCGGCTGA
- a CDS encoding dioxygenase, which produces MPGRAEEVDVAARGKDRQAREQRERARAYQARLELHERQGRRRTRDNLIGLVVGLVLIAGAVGAQTAYFVAGPGAPDPAPSSTDTPATPAPTEVPAPVPSESTTP; this is translated from the coding sequence GTGCCCGGACGGGCGGAGGAGGTCGATGTGGCGGCGCGCGGAAAAGACCGGCAGGCGCGAGAGCAGCGCGAGCGTGCTCGCGCGTATCAGGCGCGGCTCGAGCTCCACGAGCGTCAGGGGCGACGCCGCACACGCGACAACCTCATCGGTCTCGTGGTCGGGCTCGTCCTGATCGCCGGCGCGGTCGGCGCACAGACCGCCTACTTCGTCGCGGGCCCGGGCGCACCGGACCCGGCACCCTCGTCGACCGATACCCCCGCGACGCCCGCCCCGACGGAGGTCCCCGCTCCCGTGCCGTCGGAGTCGACCACTCCTTGA
- a CDS encoding replication-associated recombination protein A — MTPSSALFQGQTPLAVRMRPVSLDEVAGQGHLLRPGSPLVTLATTDSSASVTAASVILWGPPGTGKTTLAQAIARSSGRRFVELSAITAGVKDVREVMQEALTQRDLYGQSTILFLDEIHRFTKAQQDALLPGVENGWVVLIAATTENPSFSVISPLLSRSLLLTLRPLGDDDLGALVDRAVADPRGLAGRVVLKDAARAALVRLASGDARRALTALEAAASVAGDDGVAPASASGGDDDEDDDDEQDPGPFVDDGGELPVITADHIAQAVDRALLRYDRQGDEHYDVISAFIKSVRGSDPDAAIHYLARMIEAGEDPRFIARRLVISAAEDIGMADPQALQIAVAAADAVAFIGMPEGRIPLAEATVYLATTAKSNAAYNAINAAIADVRAGGFGRVPMHLRDAHYPGAKRLGHGKGYKYAHDSEIGIVAQQYLPDELRGKRYYEPTNHGTERDVSARLEKIRRILDGK; from the coding sequence GTGACCCCATCTTCCGCGCTCTTCCAGGGCCAGACACCGCTCGCGGTGCGCATGCGCCCCGTGAGCCTCGACGAGGTCGCCGGCCAGGGGCATCTGCTGCGGCCCGGGTCCCCGCTGGTCACGCTCGCGACGACCGACTCCTCGGCATCCGTCACCGCCGCCTCGGTGATCCTGTGGGGCCCGCCCGGAACGGGCAAGACCACGCTCGCCCAGGCGATCGCGCGGTCGTCGGGGCGCCGCTTCGTCGAGCTCTCAGCGATCACGGCGGGTGTGAAAGACGTGCGCGAGGTCATGCAAGAAGCGCTCACGCAGCGCGACCTCTACGGGCAGTCCACGATCCTCTTCCTCGACGAGATCCACCGCTTCACGAAGGCCCAGCAGGACGCCCTGCTGCCGGGGGTCGAGAACGGGTGGGTGGTGCTCATCGCCGCGACCACCGAGAACCCCTCGTTCTCGGTCATCTCGCCGTTGCTGTCGCGTTCTCTCCTGCTCACCCTCCGTCCCCTCGGCGACGACGACCTGGGCGCCCTCGTGGACCGAGCCGTGGCCGACCCGCGCGGTCTGGCCGGCCGCGTCGTGCTCAAGGACGCCGCTCGCGCCGCCCTGGTCCGTCTGGCATCCGGAGACGCCCGTCGCGCTCTCACCGCCCTCGAAGCCGCGGCCTCGGTCGCGGGCGACGACGGCGTTGCCCCCGCGTCGGCATCCGGCGGAGACGACGATGAAGACGATGACGACGAGCAGGATCCGGGACCGTTCGTCGACGACGGGGGAGAGCTCCCCGTGATCACCGCCGACCACATCGCCCAGGCCGTGGACCGCGCTCTGCTGCGTTACGACCGCCAGGGCGACGAGCACTACGACGTGATCAGCGCCTTCATCAAGTCGGTGCGAGGTTCGGATCCGGATGCCGCGATCCACTACCTCGCGCGGATGATCGAGGCGGGGGAGGACCCCCGTTTCATCGCGCGGCGCCTGGTGATCTCCGCCGCGGAAGACATCGGCATGGCCGATCCGCAGGCGCTGCAGATCGCCGTCGCGGCGGCGGACGCCGTCGCCTTCATCGGTATGCCCGAGGGCCGCATCCCCCTCGCCGAAGCGACGGTGTACCTCGCGACGACCGCCAAGTCGAACGCCGCCTACAACGCCATCAATGCCGCGATCGCCGACGTACGCGCCGGTGGTTTCGGACGCGTGCCGATGCACCTCCGCGACGCGCACTACCCGGGCGCCAAGCGCCTGGGACACGGCAAGGGGTACAAGTACGCGCACGACAGCGAGATCGGCATCGTGGCGCAGCAGTACCTGCCCGACGAACTCCGAGGCAAGCGCTACTACGAGCCCACGAATCACGGCACCGAGCGCGACGTCTCCGCGCGCCTGGAGAAGATCCGACGCATCCTCGACGGGAAGTGA
- the rpsD gene encoding 30S ribosomal protein S4, with product MTTKSQDRRKVRLSRALGVALTPKAARYLEKRPYAPGEHGRTKRKADSDYAVRLREKQRLREQYGIREKQLRIAFNEARRTDGLTGENLVELLEMRLDALVVRSGFARTTAQARQLVVHRHIMVDGQLVDRPSFRVKPGQLIHVKTKSEGLEPFQVAAAGGHAEVLPPVPGYLEVDLSTLQAKLVRRPKRAEVPVTCDVQLVVEYYAAR from the coding sequence GTGACCACGAAGTCTCAGGACCGCCGCAAGGTGCGTCTGTCGCGCGCCCTCGGCGTCGCACTCACCCCCAAGGCCGCCCGCTACCTCGAGAAGCGTCCCTACGCTCCCGGCGAGCACGGTCGCACCAAGCGCAAGGCCGACAGCGACTACGCCGTCCGTCTCCGCGAGAAGCAGCGTCTGCGCGAGCAGTACGGCATCCGCGAGAAGCAGCTGCGCATCGCGTTCAACGAGGCCCGCCGCACCGACGGCCTGACCGGTGAGAACCTGGTCGAGCTGCTCGAGATGCGTCTGGACGCCCTCGTCGTGCGTTCGGGCTTCGCCCGCACCACCGCGCAGGCTCGCCAGCTCGTCGTGCACCGCCACATCATGGTCGACGGCCAGCTCGTGGACCGCCCGTCGTTCCGCGTGAAGCCGGGTCAGCTGATCCACGTCAAGACCAAGAGCGAGGGTCTCGAGCCCTTCCAGGTCGCCGCCGCCGGTGGGCACGCCGAAGTGCTGCCCCCCGTTCCGGGCTACCTCGAGGTCGACCTCTCGACGCTGCAGGCGAAGCTCGTTCGTCGCCCCAAGCGCGCCGAGGTGCCCGTCACGTGTGACGTGCAGCTCGTCGTCGAGTACTACGCCGCCCGCTGA
- the alaS gene encoding alanine--tRNA ligase, translating into MKTAEIAQRFLDFFEKKNHTIVPSASLVTDDPALLFTVAGMVPFIPYLSGVVPPPYPRAADVQKCIRTNDIEEVGKTPRHGTFFQMLGNWSFGDYFKEDAIRFAWELLTAPESEGGLAFDPKDLWVTVYEEDDEARDLWLELSSLPDERIQRLGKDTNYWSTGLPGPAGPCSEIFFDRGPEYGIDGGPATDDDRYVEIWNLVFMQYEITNVRSKYDFDIVGELPAKNIDTGMGLERIAFIKQGVDNMYETDQVRPVLDLAAKLAGKSYGQESHDDDVRLRIVADHVRSSLMLLADGVTPSNEGRGYILRRIMRRAIRSMRLLGVDGPTFPELFAASRDAMKESYPEVEADYARLSAYAIAEEQTFLRTLAAGSAILDQSVVEAKNGGGTTLSGSEAFLLHDTYGFPIDLTLEIAEEAGLSVDRGAFDQLMLEQRTRAKADARARKGTIADQSAYREFRAHGETVFTGYTEMQTESRVLGILIQGVGTDRAAEGQIAEVILAETALYAESGGQVADKGVIVGPGYELEVLDVQRPVPGLVSHTVEVTTGEVSVGAPATTVVDALNRHAAQQAHTATHLVHAAIRDTLGKTATQTGSLNRAGYMRFDFSWGSALSPETRTEIEDIANNAVRDNLEVTTRVMSLDEAKAAGAMALFGEKYGDTVRMVDIGGPWSRELCGGTHVSRSAEIGLVNLVGEQSVGASNRRVEALVGLDAFRDLAAERAIVSQLSSSLKTPREQLPTRIAELAASLKAAEKKIAAFEAQALTGRLPQLVESAVAVGTVRVVAQSLGEGASADDVRSLALQVRDRLGSDPAVVALASTTGGRATVVVVTNDAARERGLAAGALAKAAAGVLGGGGGGRPDVAQGGGTDAAALPQALEGIVSDVRTTIA; encoded by the coding sequence ATGAAAACCGCCGAGATCGCCCAGCGCTTCCTCGACTTCTTCGAGAAGAAGAACCACACGATCGTCCCCTCGGCCTCGCTCGTCACCGACGACCCGGCCCTGCTGTTCACCGTGGCGGGCATGGTGCCCTTCATCCCGTATCTGAGCGGGGTCGTTCCGCCGCCCTATCCGCGCGCTGCCGACGTGCAGAAGTGCATCCGCACCAACGACATCGAAGAAGTCGGCAAGACCCCGCGTCACGGCACCTTCTTCCAGATGCTCGGCAACTGGTCGTTCGGCGACTACTTCAAGGAAGACGCGATCCGCTTCGCCTGGGAGCTGCTGACGGCCCCCGAGTCGGAGGGCGGCCTCGCGTTCGATCCGAAGGACCTCTGGGTCACGGTCTACGAGGAGGACGACGAAGCCCGCGACCTCTGGCTCGAGCTCAGCTCTCTGCCCGACGAGCGCATCCAGCGCCTGGGCAAGGACACGAACTACTGGTCGACCGGTCTGCCCGGCCCCGCCGGTCCCTGCTCGGAGATCTTCTTCGACCGCGGTCCCGAGTACGGCATCGACGGAGGCCCCGCCACCGACGACGACCGCTACGTCGAGATCTGGAACCTCGTGTTCATGCAGTACGAGATCACCAACGTGCGCTCGAAGTACGACTTCGACATCGTCGGGGAGCTGCCCGCGAAGAACATCGACACCGGCATGGGCCTGGAGCGCATCGCGTTCATCAAGCAGGGCGTCGACAACATGTACGAGACCGACCAGGTGCGCCCCGTGCTGGACCTGGCCGCCAAGCTCGCGGGCAAGTCGTACGGCCAGGAGTCTCACGACGACGACGTGCGCCTGCGCATCGTCGCCGACCACGTGCGCTCATCCCTCATGCTGCTCGCCGACGGCGTCACCCCCTCGAACGAGGGCCGCGGCTACATCCTGCGCCGCATCATGCGTCGCGCGATCCGCTCGATGCGCCTCCTCGGCGTCGACGGCCCCACGTTCCCGGAGCTGTTCGCCGCCTCACGCGACGCGATGAAAGAGTCCTACCCCGAGGTCGAGGCCGATTACGCGCGCCTCTCGGCCTACGCGATCGCCGAGGAGCAGACGTTCCTCCGCACGCTCGCGGCCGGATCCGCGATCCTCGACCAGTCGGTCGTCGAGGCCAAGAACGGCGGCGGCACCACGCTGTCGGGCTCCGAGGCGTTCCTGCTGCACGACACCTACGGCTTCCCGATCGACCTCACGCTCGAGATCGCCGAAGAGGCCGGGCTGTCCGTCGACCGCGGCGCCTTCGACCAGCTGATGCTCGAGCAGCGCACACGTGCCAAGGCCGACGCCCGCGCCCGCAAGGGCACGATCGCCGACCAGAGCGCCTACCGCGAGTTCCGCGCCCACGGCGAGACCGTCTTCACCGGCTACACCGAGATGCAGACGGAGTCCCGGGTTCTCGGCATCCTGATCCAGGGGGTCGGAACCGACCGCGCGGCCGAGGGCCAGATCGCCGAGGTGATCCTCGCCGAGACCGCCCTGTACGCCGAATCAGGTGGCCAGGTCGCCGACAAGGGCGTCATCGTCGGTCCCGGCTACGAGCTCGAGGTGCTCGACGTGCAGCGTCCCGTTCCGGGTCTCGTCAGCCACACCGTCGAGGTGACGACCGGTGAGGTCTCGGTCGGCGCCCCCGCCACGACCGTCGTCGACGCGCTCAACCGCCACGCCGCCCAGCAGGCGCACACTGCGACTCACCTGGTGCACGCGGCGATCCGCGACACCCTCGGCAAGACGGCGACGCAGACCGGTTCGCTCAATCGCGCGGGTTACATGCGCTTCGACTTCAGCTGGGGCTCCGCGCTGTCGCCCGAGACCCGCACCGAGATCGAGGACATCGCCAACAACGCGGTGCGCGACAACCTCGAGGTCACCACGCGCGTGATGTCGCTCGACGAGGCGAAAGCCGCGGGCGCCATGGCGCTGTTCGGCGAGAAGTACGGCGACACCGTGCGCATGGTCGACATCGGTGGTCCCTGGTCGCGTGAGCTGTGCGGTGGCACCCACGTGTCTCGCAGCGCCGAGATCGGCCTGGTCAACCTCGTGGGCGAGCAGTCGGTCGGCGCGTCGAACCGCCGCGTGGAAGCCCTCGTGGGCCTCGACGCCTTCCGCGACCTCGCCGCCGAGCGCGCGATCGTCTCTCAGCTCAGCTCGAGCCTGAAGACGCCGCGCGAGCAGCTGCCCACCCGCATCGCCGAGTTGGCCGCGAGCCTCAAGGCCGCCGAGAAGAAGATCGCGGCGTTCGAGGCGCAGGCCCTCACCGGTCGCCTGCCCCAGCTGGTGGAGTCGGCCGTCGCCGTCGGCACCGTGCGGGTGGTCGCACAGAGCCTCGGGGAGGGCGCCTCGGCAGACGACGTGCGCTCGCTCGCGCTGCAGGTGCGCGACCGCCTGGGCAGCGACCCCGCGGTCGTCGCTCTCGCGAGCACCACCGGCGGCCGCGCCACGGTGGTCGTCGTCACCAACGACGCCGCGCGCGAACGGGGGCTCGCCGCGGGCGCCCTCGCCAAGGCGGCGGCCGGTGTGCTCGGCGGCGGTGGCGGAGGTCGTCCCGACGTCGCCCAGGGCGGCGGGACGGATGCCGCGGCCCTGCCGCAGGCGCTCGAGGGAATCGTCTCGGACGTGAGGACGACGATCGCGTGA
- the ruvX gene encoding Holliday junction resolvase RuvX, protein MTSFRRGIRFGIDVGRARVGVARSDPDGVLAVPVETVPRKGEPIRRIAALAGEYEAFEILVGLPLNLRGEDTPSTTDARAFAAALAAALPMPVRLVDERLSTVSAHSVLREAGRSQRDSRSIVDQVAAVVLLQQAIDVERQSGEPAGPAVTPGQEPA, encoded by the coding sequence GTGACGTCGTTTCGTCGCGGCATCCGATTCGGGATCGACGTCGGGCGCGCGCGCGTCGGCGTGGCTCGGTCAGACCCGGACGGGGTGCTCGCCGTTCCCGTCGAGACGGTGCCTCGAAAGGGCGAGCCGATTCGCCGCATCGCGGCTCTGGCGGGCGAGTACGAGGCATTCGAGATCCTGGTGGGGCTGCCGCTGAACCTGCGCGGTGAAGACACGCCGTCGACGACCGACGCTCGTGCCTTCGCCGCGGCGCTGGCCGCGGCTCTGCCGATGCCCGTCCGCCTGGTCGATGAACGCCTGAGCACCGTTTCGGCGCACAGTGTTCTCCGCGAAGCAGGGCGTTCTCAGCGGGATTCTCGTAGCATTGTGGACCAAGTCGCCGCCGTGGTGCTTCTGCAGCAGGCGATCGATGTGGAGCGACAGTCCGGCGAGCCGGCCGGACCCGCCGTAACACCGGGACAGGAGCCCGCCTGA
- the mltG gene encoding endolytic transglycosylase MltG, producing the protein MQPARDTQSAAWQAAARRADAPRSGSESRRNEPSRDREPALVGAGAGTAAAASATPRSTASGSLEDLFTGETTTQQIGWAPQKPPKRRRGGGRWIALAIVLILVGGVAGGGFALWNTYGERIQAFLGNGEPLEYEAGQATGEARVTIVSGDTGQSVSPKLFEAGVTKATNSLYKYMVDNAVGFTFQPGVYKLQQQMTSEAVIAALRDPANRLDNSVQLREGLTLTQSLDIISEQVGIARADLDAAVATPSTYGVSASTLEGWIFPATYDFDDGVTAPQIIDRMVKRTIESLDKAGVAPNDRERILTIASIIEREARSSEDFYKVSRVIENRLQPDNTETHGLLQMDSTAQYGANELDAGASSSSANALNSDNPYNTYKYPGLPVGPIANAGDLAIDAAMHPVDGPWYYFTTVNLSTGETVFSTTYADQEKAVAQFQQWCRENPNGGC; encoded by the coding sequence ATGCAGCCCGCCCGTGACACGCAATCCGCAGCCTGGCAGGCCGCAGCCCGCCGCGCGGACGCTCCCCGTTCCGGATCCGAGTCTCGCCGCAACGAGCCGTCGCGCGACCGCGAACCCGCCCTCGTCGGAGCCGGAGCGGGAACGGCCGCCGCAGCCTCCGCCACGCCTCGCAGCACGGCATCCGGATCTCTCGAAGACCTCTTCACCGGTGAGACCACCACGCAGCAGATCGGCTGGGCACCGCAGAAGCCTCCGAAGCGGCGCCGTGGTGGGGGTCGCTGGATCGCTCTCGCCATCGTCTTGATCCTCGTCGGTGGTGTCGCCGGCGGCGGCTTCGCGCTGTGGAACACCTACGGCGAACGTATCCAGGCGTTCCTCGGCAACGGCGAGCCGCTCGAGTACGAAGCGGGACAGGCGACCGGCGAAGCACGCGTCACGATCGTGTCGGGTGACACGGGCCAGTCCGTTTCGCCGAAGCTCTTCGAGGCGGGCGTGACGAAGGCGACCAACTCGCTCTACAAGTACATGGTTGACAACGCGGTGGGCTTCACGTTCCAGCCCGGCGTCTACAAGCTGCAGCAGCAGATGACCTCGGAGGCGGTGATCGCCGCGCTCCGCGACCCGGCCAACCGTCTCGACAACTCGGTGCAGCTGCGTGAGGGGCTCACCCTGACGCAATCGCTGGACATCATCTCGGAGCAGGTCGGCATCGCGCGCGCCGATCTCGATGCCGCGGTCGCGACCCCCTCGACCTACGGGGTCTCCGCCTCGACCCTCGAGGGCTGGATCTTCCCCGCGACCTACGATTTCGACGACGGCGTCACCGCCCCACAGATCATCGATCGAATGGTCAAGCGCACGATCGAGTCGCTCGACAAGGCCGGCGTGGCGCCGAACGATCGAGAGCGCATCCTCACCATCGCCTCGATCATCGAACGCGAAGCCCGCAGCAGCGAGGACTTCTACAAGGTCTCACGCGTGATCGAGAACCGTCTGCAACCCGACAACACCGAGACGCACGGTCTGCTGCAGATGGACTCCACGGCGCAGTACGGCGCGAACGAGCTCGACGCCGGAGCCTCGTCGTCGAGCGCGAACGCCCTCAACAGCGACAATCCCTATAACACCTACAAGTATCCCGGGCTCCCCGTCGGGCCGATCGCCAACGCCGGAGACCTCGCAATCGACGCCGCGATGCACCCCGTCGACGGCCCCTGGTACTACTTCACGACGGTGAACCTGTCGACGGGCGAGACGGTGTTCTCGACCACCTACGCCGACCAAGAGAAGGCGGTCGCGCAGTTCCAGCAGTGGTGCCGCGAGAACCCGAACGGCGGATGCTGA
- a CDS encoding shikimate dehydrogenase family protein, whose amino-acid sequence MLTGPRRRLAVWGDPIAHSRSPRLHAAAYGALGLDWDYGRRRVDEANFASAVEELDAVWRGLSLTMPLKHAAARAAVSLDDDARLTGAVNTFLLAEGGPRGFNTDVGGLARALDEIGVREPGAIRVLGAGATATSAVVAAARTGAGLIEVRARRPEAAAPLGALADPLGVVVRVVALNDPELSPVDATIAALPGGTDLGGVADDLASVSGPLVDVVYGGWPTPLAQAWARAGGEAHDGLAMLLHQALLQVRVFVGEDPEIALERETEVLAAMRTALVGD is encoded by the coding sequence ATGCTGACCGGACCTCGCCGCCGTCTGGCCGTCTGGGGAGACCCGATCGCGCATTCGCGGTCGCCCCGGCTGCACGCGGCGGCGTACGGCGCGCTCGGCCTCGACTGGGACTACGGGCGCCGACGGGTGGACGAGGCGAACTTCGCCTCCGCGGTAGAAGAACTGGATGCCGTCTGGCGCGGGCTCTCGCTCACCATGCCGCTCAAGCACGCGGCCGCTCGCGCCGCCGTCTCGCTCGACGACGACGCGCGGCTGACCGGCGCCGTGAACACCTTCCTGCTGGCCGAGGGCGGCCCCCGCGGTTTCAACACCGACGTGGGCGGCCTGGCCCGTGCCCTCGACGAGATCGGCGTGCGCGAGCCCGGGGCGATCCGCGTGCTCGGCGCCGGAGCCACAGCGACCTCCGCGGTGGTCGCCGCCGCCCGTACGGGAGCCGGTCTCATCGAGGTCCGCGCGCGGCGGCCCGAGGCGGCCGCCCCCCTCGGCGCCCTCGCCGACCCTTTGGGGGTCGTCGTTCGCGTCGTCGCCCTCAACGACCCCGAGCTGTCACCGGTGGACGCCACCATCGCGGCTCTGCCCGGGGGCACCGATCTCGGCGGCGTCGCCGACGATCTGGCATCCGTCTCCGGTCCGCTCGTCGACGTCGTCTACGGCGGCTGGCCGACTCCGCTCGCTCAGGCGTGGGCACGCGCGGGCGGCGAGGCGCACGACGGTCTCGCGATGCTGCTGCACCAAGCTCTGCTGCAGGTGCGCGTCTTCGTCGGGGAAGACCCCGAGATCGCCCTCGAACGCGAGACCGAGGTGCTGGCCGCAATGCGCACCGCGCTCGTGGGAGACTAG
- the aroC gene encoding chorismate synthase, with protein MLRVLTAGESHGPELIALMEGMPAGVPISSAQIRAELARRRLGYGRGSRMKFEEDELSLSTGIVHGFTIGSPIALRIGNTEWPKWTEVMSPEPVELSDRSRGRGAALTRPRPGHADLVGMQKYGFDEARPILERASARETAARVALGAVARSFLNELGIRLVSHTLSIGPVRVPDDAEFPTPDDVDRLDADPLRCFHAETSAAMVAEVDDAKKTGDTLGGVVEVLAYGLPPGLGSHVQWDRRLDAKLAQALMSIQAIKGVEVGDGFLTTTRRGSQAHDELFATGDGITRSSDRAGGTEGGMSTGTVLRVRAGMKPIATIPKALRTVDVATGDTAAAHHQRSDVCAVPAAGVVAEAMVAITLADAVLEKFGGDNIVETRRNVETYLANLPETLRTTDASDAALLAHDLA; from the coding sequence ATGCTTCGCGTTCTCACCGCCGGCGAGTCCCACGGCCCCGAGCTGATCGCCCTCATGGAAGGGATGCCGGCCGGCGTCCCCATCTCTTCGGCGCAGATCCGCGCAGAACTGGCGCGCCGTCGCCTGGGATACGGTCGCGGTTCGCGCATGAAGTTCGAAGAGGACGAGCTGTCGCTGTCCACGGGCATCGTGCACGGCTTCACGATCGGAAGCCCCATCGCCCTGCGCATCGGCAACACCGAGTGGCCGAAGTGGACCGAGGTGATGAGCCCCGAGCCCGTCGAGCTGTCCGACCGCTCGCGCGGCCGCGGCGCCGCTCTCACGCGCCCCCGTCCCGGCCACGCCGACCTCGTCGGCATGCAGAAGTACGGCTTCGACGAAGCCCGGCCCATCCTCGAGCGCGCCTCGGCCCGCGAGACGGCCGCGCGCGTCGCACTGGGTGCCGTCGCCCGCTCGTTCCTCAACGAGCTCGGCATCCGACTGGTCAGCCACACCCTCTCGATCGGCCCCGTGCGCGTCCCCGACGACGCGGAGTTCCCCACGCCCGACGATGTCGACCGCCTCGACGCCGATCCGCTGCGCTGCTTCCACGCCGAGACGAGCGCGGCCATGGTCGCCGAGGTCGACGACGCCAAGAAGACGGGCGACACCCTCGGCGGTGTCGTCGAGGTGCTCGCCTACGGCCTTCCGCCGGGGCTCGGCTCCCACGTGCAGTGGGATCGTCGACTGGATGCCAAGCTCGCTCAGGCGCTGATGAGCATCCAGGCGATCAAGGGGGTGGAAGTCGGCGACGGCTTCCTCACCACCACCCGCCGTGGATCGCAGGCACACGACGAGCTGTTCGCCACGGGCGACGGGATCACGCGGTCGTCCGACCGCGCGGGCGGCACCGAGGGCGGCATGTCCACGGGTACCGTGCTGCGCGTGCGTGCCGGGATGAAGCCGATCGCGACGATCCCCAAGGCCCTCCGCACGGTCGATGTGGCCACCGGCGACACCGCTGCCGCCCACCACCAGCGTTCCGACGTCTGCGCGGTTCCGGCGGCCGGTGTCGTGGCCGAAGCCATGGTCGCGATCACCCTCGCCGACGCGGTGCTCGAGAAGTTCGGCGGCGACAACATCGTCGAGACCCGCCGCAACGTCGAGACGTACCTCGCGAACCTCCCCGAGACGCTGCGCACGACCGACGCGTCCGACGCGGCGCTGCTCGCGCATGACCTCGCCTGA